A window of Candidatus Eisenbacteria bacterium contains these coding sequences:
- a CDS encoding efflux RND transporter permease subunit, with translation MNGSSKQQHRGLSSFSIRRPVGILMLTSVVLVLGTFFLARLPLDLLPSIIYPQIRASVNDRGVEPEVLEETVAKPLEAALATTEDLVRLETEVQEGRVGVNLHFSYGTNIDFALQDASKNLDRARGNLPEEADPPMIFKFDPSQMPVYEVAFSSSSRSLVNLRDWVEYRLRPQLLTVEGIASVDVAGGLVREIQVILDQERLRSYGLTVSQVIEAIRAANQDVAAGRVSSPSREVVGKTAGKFRNVKDVESVLLPVAEGGRIPLSEIALVQDTHREQRLWARLDGLPAVKVSIRKQPNANTMAVADQVDERLSRLAGAGFIPGDIQFQTIQNQADFISSSVGAVRNAALIGAGLAMFIVLLFLGSLRKTFIIGLAIPIAVLATFTMMGLGKLTLNIMTLGGLALGVGLLIDNSIVMLENIFRHYEGGNKDPEDAAHVGAAEVQSAVVASTATNLAAVVPFLLISGLAALIFRELILTISFAILASLLVALTVVPMLSAQLAKVRFSSGLSRWKLVAGFDRTVNRLRLGYRRVAPVLVIRWRWAVLFGAAAALAGIFFWTRGLPTEFLPQVDDGNVSVRITLPPGASAQETNRVTIEVEGLIAGMPDVRGVFATAGGFLWGGSTSERSGSGSIDVILAPKSERGGSADSWVRALQAKINERGFPGARIFVRPPRIRGLRTSTSGSAVSLDIQGDDLVELQQIGDEIMLLLRDVPGLENLEPSAEEASPELSIELDRERASYLGLSVAAVGQTIRTALDGTVATQFTSSNQEYDLRVMFPRERFTSSEELGSIALFPGREGDAPVYLRDIATVRNTLGPTTILRENQNRVLRLTGDVISEVASVGEVNNEIRARLAELRLPDGIAVLVGGEEESIRENNRQLTIVVLLAVFLVFVVMAVQYESMVNPLVILIAIPMSLVGVGGILRVTGTPLSAPVLLGVILLAGIVVNNAILLVEYTERGRRERGLTREQAVVEAGAVRLRPILMTTITTLCGMSPLALGIGQGSELMRPLAIAVVGGLSMSTLLTLFVVPSAYLIINKAAERLGSWLTGRRRTGGEAPSGSEIR, from the coding sequence ATGAACGGAAGCTCAAAGCAACAGCATAGGGGTCTTTCCAGCTTCTCCATCCGGCGGCCCGTGGGAATCCTCATGCTCACATCGGTCGTCCTGGTTCTGGGCACTTTCTTCCTCGCCCGCCTTCCGCTCGATCTCCTGCCGAGCATCATTTATCCGCAAATCCGCGCGTCGGTGAACGATCGCGGGGTGGAGCCGGAGGTTCTCGAGGAGACGGTGGCCAAACCCCTCGAAGCCGCTCTCGCCACAACCGAGGATCTGGTCCGGCTCGAGACCGAGGTTCAGGAAGGGCGCGTGGGGGTGAACCTTCACTTCTCCTACGGCACCAACATCGATTTCGCGCTCCAAGATGCATCGAAGAATCTGGACCGCGCGCGGGGGAATCTGCCGGAGGAAGCCGATCCTCCCATGATCTTCAAGTTCGATCCATCGCAGATGCCCGTCTACGAGGTGGCGTTTTCCTCGTCGAGCCGCAGCCTGGTGAATCTGCGCGACTGGGTTGAGTACCGCCTGCGACCGCAGCTGCTGACCGTTGAGGGGATCGCGTCGGTGGACGTTGCCGGGGGGCTCGTTCGCGAGATCCAGGTGATCCTGGACCAGGAACGTCTTCGATCCTACGGGCTGACCGTCTCGCAGGTCATCGAAGCGATCCGCGCAGCGAACCAGGACGTGGCGGCGGGCCGGGTGTCCAGCCCCAGCCGCGAGGTCGTCGGCAAAACCGCGGGGAAATTCCGGAATGTGAAAGATGTGGAGTCTGTGCTTCTGCCTGTCGCCGAGGGTGGACGGATCCCCCTGTCGGAGATCGCGCTGGTGCAGGATACGCATCGGGAACAGCGGCTGTGGGCCCGGTTGGACGGGCTCCCGGCCGTCAAGGTCTCCATCAGGAAACAGCCGAACGCCAATACGATGGCGGTGGCCGATCAGGTGGATGAACGGCTCTCGCGCTTGGCGGGCGCCGGGTTCATTCCGGGCGACATTCAGTTTCAGACGATCCAGAATCAGGCCGACTTTATCAGCAGCTCGGTCGGCGCGGTGCGCAACGCCGCCCTGATTGGCGCGGGCCTCGCCATGTTCATCGTGCTGCTTTTCCTCGGATCGCTGCGCAAGACCTTTATTATCGGCCTGGCCATCCCCATCGCGGTTCTGGCGACTTTCACAATGATGGGATTGGGCAAGCTGACCTTGAACATTATGACCCTTGGAGGGCTCGCCCTCGGCGTGGGCCTCTTGATCGATAATTCCATTGTGATGCTCGAGAATATCTTCCGCCACTACGAGGGGGGCAACAAGGATCCCGAGGATGCGGCGCACGTCGGCGCCGCGGAGGTCCAAAGCGCCGTCGTGGCCTCGACCGCAACGAATCTCGCCGCGGTCGTGCCGTTCCTGCTCATCAGCGGGCTCGCGGCGCTCATTTTCAGGGAGCTGATTCTCACGATTTCGTTCGCGATCCTGGCCTCGCTGCTGGTGGCGCTCACCGTTGTCCCCATGTTATCCGCTCAACTTGCGAAGGTCCGGTTCTCGAGCGGGTTGTCCCGGTGGAAGCTGGTCGCGGGCTTCGACCGCACGGTGAATCGGCTGCGCCTGGGATACCGCCGGGTGGCGCCGGTACTTGTGATCCGGTGGCGCTGGGCTGTCCTGTTCGGTGCGGCGGCGGCTTTGGCGGGCATCTTTTTCTGGACGAGGGGGCTTCCCACCGAGTTTCTTCCGCAGGTTGATGACGGCAATGTGAGTGTCAGAATCACCCTTCCCCCCGGCGCCTCCGCCCAGGAGACGAACCGGGTGACCATCGAGGTGGAAGGTCTCATTGCCGGGATGCCCGATGTCCGCGGCGTCTTCGCAACGGCCGGCGGTTTCCTGTGGGGCGGGTCTACGAGTGAGCGATCCGGGAGCGGATCCATCGATGTCATCCTGGCGCCGAAGTCGGAACGCGGCGGGAGCGCCGACAGCTGGGTCCGAGCTCTGCAGGCGAAGATCAACGAGCGGGGATTTCCGGGCGCCCGCATCTTTGTTCGTCCTCCCCGCATCCGCGGGCTGCGGACCTCCACGTCGGGCTCGGCCGTTTCCCTCGATATTCAGGGGGATGATCTGGTAGAGCTGCAGCAGATCGGCGACGAGATCATGCTTCTCCTGAGGGATGTTCCCGGGCTCGAGAACCTTGAGCCGTCGGCGGAAGAGGCAAGCCCGGAGTTGTCGATCGAATTGGACCGGGAACGGGCCTCCTATCTCGGTTTGAGTGTCGCCGCCGTCGGCCAAACCATCCGCACGGCGCTGGACGGCACCGTGGCGACGCAGTTTACCTCCTCCAACCAGGAATACGACCTGCGCGTCATGTTCCCCCGCGAACGGTTCACGAGTTCTGAGGAGCTGGGCTCCATCGCTCTTTTCCCCGGACGGGAGGGAGATGCGCCGGTCTACCTTCGCGATATCGCCACCGTGCGCAACACGCTGGGACCCACGACGATCCTTCGGGAAAACCAGAACCGTGTGCTGCGGCTGACGGGAGATGTGATCTCCGAAGTGGCGAGTGTGGGTGAGGTGAACAATGAGATCCGCGCCAGACTAGCTGAGCTGAGGCTTCCGGATGGCATCGCCGTTCTTGTAGGGGGAGAGGAAGAATCAATTCGTGAGAATAACCGGCAGCTGACCATCGTGGTGCTGCTGGCTGTCTTCCTTGTCTTTGTTGTCATGGCGGTGCAGTACGAAAGCATGGTCAATCCCCTCGTCATCCTGATCGCGATCCCGATGTCGTTGGTCGGTGTGGGAGGGATTCTTCGGGTGACCGGAACACCGCTCAGCGCCCCGGTCTTGCTCGGGGTGATTCTCCTTGCGGGAATTGTCGTCAACAATGCGATCCTTCTGGTGGAGTATACGGAGCGGGGACGGCGGGAGCGCGGGCTGACGCGGGAGCAAGCGGTAGTGGAGGCGGGCGCGGTGCGCCTCCGGCCCATCCTCATGACGACCATCACAACGCTCTGCGGAATGTCTCCGCTGGCGCTGGGAATCGGCCAGGGTTCCGAGCTGATGCGCCCGCTGGCCATCGCCGTGGTCGGGGGGCTCTCGATGTCGACCCTGCTGACCCTTTTCGTCGTCCCGAGCGCCTACCTTATCATTAACAAAGCGGCGGAGCGGCTCGGGAGCTGGCTCACCGGACGGCGGCGGACCGGCGGGGAGGCGCCGTCGGGATCCGAGATCCGGTGA
- a CDS encoding class I SAM-dependent methyltransferase, which produces MNRPRGRLSTGTRLLVLSAFIPTLAVALALWILMLCLFIIPLFIVYLIRRHSGKLSYNSKAGRPDPGDACNLYVQHDEGASNIPFDRTNDVSKIIGCNTRNVQYRWDVFDKALNKLTLPPEKPVKALDFGAGCLRESYHLASLGIHVDAVDLDVEQLKLSYDQYDWSSLKSKPVMHDAREWRSNQSGREYDLILAFDVLEHVHALDDTVELLRDRLTADGMMFVTVPNRVTLFERYWRMENNRRRRNGVMDTSGGPHVNFKTPREWKRFFSGKGFVVDAHEMGIGFFVNDMWQGLFGVPIRLFQEPIVRKGAALAGWNYKPRSFETIFYPRWLMKYANELDEALKSVLKERWAWNLFVLRREP; this is translated from the coding sequence GTGAACCGCCCAAGAGGCAGGCTTTCCACCGGAACCCGTTTACTGGTCTTATCGGCGTTCATCCCAACGCTGGCCGTTGCCTTGGCGCTGTGGATTTTGATGTTGTGCCTCTTCATTATTCCGCTGTTTATTGTATATCTTATTAGACGGCACTCCGGAAAATTATCCTACAACAGCAAGGCGGGCCGGCCGGACCCGGGCGATGCTTGTAACTTATATGTTCAACATGATGAAGGCGCATCGAATATTCCATTCGATAGAACCAATGATGTGTCAAAGATAATAGGATGCAATACCAGAAATGTTCAATATCGATGGGATGTCTTTGACAAGGCGCTGAATAAATTGACGCTCCCGCCGGAAAAACCGGTGAAAGCACTCGATTTCGGGGCCGGGTGCCTGCGGGAATCGTATCATCTTGCAAGCCTTGGAATTCATGTGGATGCCGTGGATCTAGATGTTGAACAATTGAAACTGAGTTATGATCAATATGATTGGTCAAGCCTGAAAAGCAAGCCCGTCATGCATGACGCGCGCGAATGGCGGAGCAATCAATCAGGCCGGGAATACGATCTGATCCTGGCGTTCGATGTGCTTGAGCATGTCCACGCACTGGATGACACGGTTGAATTATTGCGGGATCGATTGACGGCCGATGGGATGATGTTCGTCACGGTTCCGAACCGCGTGACGCTTTTTGAAAGATATTGGAGGATGGAGAATAATAGAAGACGACGCAACGGCGTGATGGATACATCCGGCGGGCCGCATGTGAATTTCAAAACGCCGCGCGAGTGGAAACGATTCTTTTCGGGAAAGGGATTTGTTGTCGATGCGCATGAAATGGGAATCGGTTTTTTCGTCAATGATATGTGGCAGGGCTTGTTTGGTGTTCCCATAAGATTATTTCAAGAGCCGATCGTTCGCAAGGGCGCCGCTTTGGCCGGATGGAATTACAAACCTCGTTCCTTTGAGACAATATTCTACCCAAGGTGGCTGATGAAGTATGCCAATGAATTAGACGAAGCTCTTAAATCCGTCTTGAAAGAGCGGTGGGCCTGGAATTTATTCGTCTTACGAAGAGAACCATGA
- a CDS encoding TolC family protein, whose translation MRKPRFFPAVLAIAGVTAGLAVFSAAGAQAPLQEVDLEQAIRLALDNDPATVGAAAAVSSASADLLEARGLWLPSLTMSSGYSNSSDQRVDTATGRLVSESYNAQISASLELFSGGRRIVENRAAAANLKAAGADYRLQTFQTILRTTEIFYDAAASADLQRLAEQRRDRARQQLSFAETRFDLGTATSSDMLRAQLEVDNAELGVLNAELMLRTAALALGRQIGRAGEIHPVSSSLPGQAPVLPPTESLIEQAVRSSPSVVAAEATLRGRQAERLAGIADYLPSATLSGGYDWFAFNFPPDQRSWNLRLTASLPIFDRFGREANVQRAAARERFAEAEARDAVMAVRVAVESATGEIASVARGIEIANHARELALEDLRVLEERYQIGVATILELQTSQVALTEAEVAVVRARQALGMAVARLEVVLGERIEVRTRE comes from the coding sequence GTGAGAAAGCCAAGGTTCTTTCCTGCCGTTCTGGCTATCGCGGGTGTCACCGCAGGGTTAGCGGTATTCTCCGCCGCCGGCGCGCAAGCGCCGCTGCAAGAAGTTGATCTCGAGCAGGCGATCCGCCTGGCGCTGGACAATGATCCCGCAACGGTGGGCGCCGCTGCAGCGGTTTCATCGGCAAGCGCCGATCTTTTAGAGGCCCGCGGGCTGTGGCTGCCATCGCTGACCATGAGTTCAGGGTACTCCAACTCAAGCGACCAGCGCGTCGATACGGCGACGGGGCGGCTTGTTTCCGAAAGCTACAACGCACAGATCTCGGCCAGCCTCGAGCTATTTTCCGGTGGCCGGCGGATTGTGGAAAACCGCGCCGCCGCGGCCAATCTCAAAGCCGCCGGCGCCGACTATCGTCTGCAGACATTTCAAACGATTCTCCGAACCACCGAGATTTTCTACGATGCCGCCGCCTCCGCCGATCTCCAACGGCTGGCGGAGCAACGCCGCGACCGGGCGCGCCAACAGCTGTCTTTCGCCGAGACGCGCTTTGATTTGGGGACGGCGACCTCATCCGACATGCTTCGGGCCCAGCTGGAAGTCGACAATGCGGAGCTCGGCGTTCTCAACGCGGAGTTGATGCTGCGGACGGCGGCGCTGGCGCTGGGCCGGCAGATCGGGAGGGCCGGCGAAATTCACCCTGTCTCCTCATCCCTCCCCGGGCAGGCGCCGGTTTTGCCGCCGACGGAGAGTCTGATCGAACAGGCGGTCCGGTCATCCCCATCGGTCGTCGCGGCGGAAGCGACCCTCCGCGGCCGGCAGGCCGAACGGCTGGCGGGAATCGCCGACTATCTTCCATCCGCCACATTGAGCGGCGGGTACGATTGGTTTGCTTTCAATTTTCCTCCCGACCAGAGGAGCTGGAACCTTCGCCTTACCGCATCCCTCCCCATTTTTGACCGATTTGGGCGGGAGGCTAATGTACAACGGGCGGCGGCCCGCGAACGATTCGCGGAAGCCGAAGCGCGGGATGCGGTGATGGCGGTGCGGGTCGCGGTCGAATCGGCGACCGGAGAGATCGCGTCGGTGGCGCGCGGGATTGAGATCGCCAACCATGCCAGAGAGCTGGCCTTGGAAGATCTGCGGGTTCTTGAAGAGCGTTACCAGATCGGCGTGGCGACCATCCTCGAACTGCAGACGTCGCAGGTGGCGCTCACGGAAGCGGAGGTCGCCGTGGTGCGCGCGCGCCAGGCGCTGGGCATGGCCGTTGCGCGGCTCGAGGTAGTTCTTGGTGAAAGGATAGAGGTGCGAACCCGTGAGTAA
- a CDS encoding efflux RND transporter periplasmic adaptor subunit, producing the protein MSKFNMRMCRGRVAILAGGLGLAALAWGCGGKGEAANSSASRPARAASVEVATVEAGSIARSLTVSGVVEPIRTVGVNSQLSGAILSIHAEEGNQVQRGDLLARLDDRELQAQFAAAEASFQVTESAFERAKQLRDRNVITLPEYERERTAYSAAKAQRDQLHTRLEFATVNAPITGVVTEKDVEAGDIVAPQTRLFTLADVSTMVVRVQISELDVVDLQAGDELEVILDAIPDRHFQGRIRRIFPAADPATRLVPVEVALEGETARLARPGFLARTTFALGVRENVLLISASALVRGAGSAAVFVVEEGKARRRIVTTGLTSQGRVEITSGLAPGDVVVTVGNNALQDGANVRIVDRNSVAKPDSAAAVSEKGR; encoded by the coding sequence GTGAGTAAATTCAATATGCGGATGTGTCGTGGCCGTGTCGCCATCCTTGCTGGCGGTCTTGGACTGGCCGCGCTGGCCTGGGGCTGCGGGGGGAAAGGCGAGGCTGCTAATTCGTCCGCCTCCCGGCCCGCGCGAGCGGCATCCGTCGAGGTCGCCACGGTGGAGGCCGGCTCCATCGCCCGCTCATTGACCGTGTCGGGCGTCGTTGAGCCGATTCGAACCGTCGGCGTCAACAGCCAGCTCAGCGGCGCGATTCTCTCTATTCACGCCGAAGAAGGGAACCAGGTTCAGCGAGGCGATCTTCTGGCCCGTCTGGACGACCGTGAACTTCAGGCCCAGTTCGCCGCGGCGGAGGCCTCCTTCCAGGTCACCGAGTCCGCTTTCGAGCGGGCCAAGCAGCTGCGGGATCGCAATGTGATCACCCTTCCCGAGTACGAACGCGAACGCACCGCCTATTCGGCGGCCAAGGCTCAGCGCGACCAGCTTCACACCCGCTTGGAGTTTGCCACCGTGAACGCCCCCATCACGGGCGTCGTCACAGAAAAGGATGTCGAGGCGGGTGACATTGTGGCGCCCCAGACGCGTCTCTTCACACTGGCGGATGTCAGTACGATGGTTGTGCGCGTGCAGATCTCGGAGCTGGACGTCGTCGATCTTCAGGCCGGTGACGAACTCGAGGTCATCCTGGACGCGATTCCGGATCGGCATTTTCAGGGACGGATCCGGCGCATTTTCCCCGCCGCGGATCCCGCGACCCGCCTTGTTCCGGTGGAGGTCGCCCTGGAAGGGGAGACCGCACGCCTGGCGCGCCCCGGATTTCTGGCGCGGACAACCTTTGCGCTCGGCGTCCGCGAAAATGTTCTACTGATTTCAGCATCGGCTCTGGTGCGAGGCGCGGGCTCGGCGGCGGTCTTCGTTGTTGAAGAGGGCAAGGCCCGCCGGCGGATTGTGACGACCGGGTTGACGTCGCAGGGCCGGGTGGAGATTACCTCGGGGCTTGCCCCGGGAGATGTCGTGGTGACCGTCGGCAACAATGCGCTGCAAGACGGCGCGAACGTGCGTATCGTGGACCGCAACAGCGTCGCAAAGCCGGATTCGGCCGCGGCGGTGTCGGAGAAGGGTCGATGA